A window from Thermomonas aquatica encodes these proteins:
- a CDS encoding LuxR C-terminal-related transcriptional regulator: MPRSRLPIPWTHVALYAALLAAGTVLLQWLDYQRLVRSNAGLVYDGLLATGFLALGIWLGVRLLAKRPPPTEGEGNPQAQAALGISARELEVLHEIAAGHSNKEIAARLHVSPNTVKTHVARLLEKLGAKRRTEALRRARELGLMP; the protein is encoded by the coding sequence ATGCCGCGCTCCCGCCTCCCCATCCCCTGGACCCACGTTGCCCTGTACGCCGCGCTGCTCGCGGCCGGCACCGTGCTCCTGCAGTGGCTGGACTACCAGCGATTGGTACGCAGCAACGCGGGGCTGGTCTACGACGGCCTGCTGGCCACCGGCTTCCTCGCGCTCGGCATCTGGCTGGGGGTACGCCTGCTGGCGAAGCGTCCGCCGCCGACGGAAGGCGAGGGCAATCCGCAAGCCCAGGCGGCGCTCGGGATCAGTGCGCGCGAGCTGGAGGTGCTGCACGAGATCGCTGCCGGCCATTCCAACAAGGAGATCGCGGCGCGCCTGCATGTCTCGCCGAACACGGTGAAGACCCATGTCGCGCGGCTGCTGGAGAAGTTGGGGGCCAAGCGCCGCACGGAGGCCTTGCGACGGGCGCGGGAACTGGGCCTGATGCCGTAA
- a CDS encoding DUF4199 domain-containing protein, with amino-acid sequence MWRDILKYGAIAGLVVGAVMIVGFWSAGGDMPHGAMGMVIGYATMLLALSAVFMGIKHHRDVAGGGVIRFWPAFGMGLGISFVAALFYVAAWEFVQATIVHDFAGSYAASVIAAQKAKGIDPAALARLTADMEAFKVQYANPLFRLPMTFAEVFPVGVLVSLVSALVLRNPRVLPAR; translated from the coding sequence ATGTGGCGCGACATCCTGAAGTACGGCGCGATCGCGGGGCTGGTGGTCGGCGCGGTGATGATCGTGGGGTTCTGGTCGGCCGGCGGCGACATGCCGCACGGCGCGATGGGCATGGTCATCGGCTACGCGACCATGCTGCTGGCGCTGAGCGCGGTGTTCATGGGCATCAAGCACCACCGCGACGTGGCCGGCGGCGGGGTGATCCGGTTCTGGCCGGCGTTCGGCATGGGCCTGGGGATCTCGTTCGTCGCCGCGCTGTTCTACGTGGCGGCGTGGGAGTTCGTGCAGGCGACCATCGTCCACGACTTCGCCGGCAGCTACGCCGCGTCGGTGATCGCCGCGCAGAAGGCCAAGGGCATCGACCCGGCCGCGCTGGCCAGGCTGACCGCAGACATGGAGGCGTTCAAGGTCCAGTATGCGAACCCGCTGTTCCGCCTGCCGATGACCTTCGCCGAGGTGTTCCCGGTCGGCGTGCTGGTCTCGCTGGTGTCGGCGCTGGTGCTGCGCAATCCGCGGGTGCTGCCGGCGCGGTAA
- the ygiD gene encoding 4,5-DOPA dioxygenase extradiol — protein sequence MSATPLMPAAFLGHGSPMNALERNRYTEAWRAFGAAVPRPRAILAVSAHWYVNGLAVTAMPRPRTIHDFYGFPQALFDVQYPAPGLPELAQEVADAISPDRVGADLDGWGLDHGTWGVLVHAFPDADIPVVQLSIDARKPLDWHLQLGAKLAALRERGVLIVGSGNVVHNLRAMDRHQPDGGFDWAQRFDDAARALMTERPHDVPSLASHRDYKLAVPTDEHFLPLLYVAGLASAAGKTTDVLVDGYALGSLSMTAYTLQAHCPEATGDGGGAAPIDTTLPPEDANV from the coding sequence ATGTCCGCCACCCCGCTGATGCCCGCCGCCTTCCTCGGCCACGGCAGCCCGATGAACGCGCTGGAGCGCAACCGCTATACCGAGGCCTGGCGCGCGTTCGGCGCGGCGGTGCCGCGGCCGCGGGCGATCCTGGCGGTGTCGGCGCACTGGTACGTCAACGGACTGGCGGTCACCGCGATGCCGCGGCCGCGCACCATCCACGATTTCTACGGCTTCCCGCAGGCGCTGTTCGACGTGCAGTACCCGGCGCCGGGCCTGCCGGAACTGGCGCAGGAAGTGGCCGACGCCATCTCGCCGGATCGCGTCGGCGCGGACCTCGATGGTTGGGGGCTCGACCACGGCACCTGGGGCGTGCTGGTGCATGCCTTCCCCGATGCCGACATCCCGGTGGTGCAGTTGTCGATCGATGCGCGCAAGCCGCTGGACTGGCACCTGCAACTGGGTGCGAAGCTGGCGGCGTTGCGCGAACGCGGCGTGCTGATCGTGGGCAGCGGCAACGTGGTGCACAACCTGCGCGCGATGGATCGCCACCAGCCGGATGGCGGGTTCGATTGGGCGCAGCGGTTCGATGACGCCGCGCGTGCGTTGATGACCGAACGCCCGCACGACGTGCCGTCGCTGGCCTCGCATCGCGATTACAAGCTCGCGGTGCCGACCGACGAACATTTCCTGCCGCTGCTGTATGTCGCCGGGCTGGCGTCTGCCGCCGGCAAGACCACGGATGTGCTGGTCGATGGCTATGCCCTGGGTTCGCTGTCGATGACCGCGTACACGCTGCAGGCGCATTGCCCCGAAGCCACGGGCGATGGCGGCGGCGCGGCGCCGATCGACACCACCCTGCCGCCGGAAGACGCGAACGTGTGA
- a CDS encoding hemerythrin domain-containing protein, with protein sequence MTTGNLYDALRESHERQRGLCRRLLRSKPGTRARIELFAALRLELAAHEAAEERYLYVPMLMDDAGLDASRHALHEHHEIDERVAELQSLDPRGEPWLEKARGLSHQVHHHLREEERKFFQLSGKILGAAAKLRYAGGYRRDYARMLRKLAAE encoded by the coding sequence ATGACCACCGGGAACCTGTACGACGCCCTGCGCGAAAGCCACGAACGCCAGCGCGGCCTGTGCCGCCGGCTGCTGCGCTCCAAGCCCGGCACCCGCGCGCGCATCGAGCTGTTCGCCGCGCTGCGCCTGGAACTGGCCGCGCACGAAGCCGCCGAGGAGCGCTACCTCTACGTACCGATGCTGATGGACGACGCCGGCCTCGATGCCTCGCGCCATGCGCTGCACGAGCACCACGAGATCGACGAACGGGTGGCCGAGCTGCAGTCGCTGGATCCGCGCGGCGAACCGTGGCTCGAGAAAGCGCGCGGACTCTCGCACCAGGTGCACCACCACCTGCGCGAGGAGGAAAGGAAGTTCTTCCAGCTTTCCGGGAAGATCCTCGGCGCGGCCGCGAAGCTGCGCTACGCCGGCGGCTACCGACGCGACTACGCCAGGATGCTGCGCAAGCTGGCCGCCGAATGA
- a CDS encoding NAD(P)/FAD-dependent oxidoreductase, translated as MDLKSGYPYWAVKNGLMQAFPPLAGDQRCEVAVVGGGITGALIACELAAHGFDVVLVEQRDIGWGSTAASTALLQYEIDTPLLELAKRYGAADAAMAYRACAQALDALAGLAAQLGDVDFARADSLYFASRRWHAGAMREECALRARHGLQVEWLERAALRERFGIGAAGAILSAQAARIDPYRFTHRLLQRLQRGGARIFDRTCIASLEAGSRGVALRTDHGATLRAGQVVLATGYAAQHWLDARVARNASSYAYITDPLPEGALRALADTLVWESARPYLYLRSTGDGRLLVGGADDAVDVPARRDRRVLSKARQLRKRVERMFPQLTLQPAFCWAGTFAETGDGLPFFGAHAQHGPRVQFAMAYGGNGITYAAIGARILRMQLQRRRHPLQALFGFERMSRG; from the coding sequence GTGGACCTTAAGAGCGGATACCCCTATTGGGCCGTGAAGAACGGCCTGATGCAGGCCTTCCCGCCGCTCGCCGGGGACCAGCGGTGCGAGGTCGCGGTGGTCGGCGGCGGGATCACCGGCGCACTGATCGCCTGCGAACTGGCGGCGCACGGTTTCGATGTGGTGCTGGTGGAGCAGCGCGACATCGGCTGGGGCAGCACCGCGGCGAGCACGGCGCTGCTGCAATACGAGATCGATACCCCGCTGCTCGAGCTGGCCAAACGGTACGGCGCAGCCGATGCGGCGATGGCGTACCGCGCCTGCGCGCAGGCGCTCGATGCGCTGGCCGGGCTGGCCGCACAGCTCGGCGACGTGGACTTCGCGCGTGCCGACAGCCTGTATTTCGCCAGCCGTCGCTGGCATGCGGGCGCGATGCGCGAGGAATGCGCGTTGCGCGCGCGGCACGGGCTGCAGGTGGAATGGCTGGAGCGCGCCGCGCTGCGCGAGCGCTTCGGGATCGGCGCGGCGGGCGCGATCCTGAGCGCGCAGGCCGCGCGCATCGACCCGTATCGCTTCACCCATCGCCTGCTGCAGCGCCTGCAGCGCGGCGGTGCGCGGATCTTCGACCGCACCTGCATCGCCAGTCTGGAGGCCGGCTCGCGTGGCGTGGCGCTGCGGACCGATCACGGCGCCACGCTGCGCGCTGGCCAGGTGGTGCTGGCCACCGGCTATGCCGCGCAGCACTGGCTGGATGCACGCGTCGCGCGCAACGCGAGCAGCTACGCCTACATCACCGATCCCTTGCCTGAAGGCGCCTTGCGCGCGCTGGCGGACACGCTGGTGTGGGAATCCGCGCGGCCGTACCTGTACCTGCGCAGCACCGGCGATGGCCGGCTGCTGGTCGGCGGCGCGGACGATGCCGTCGACGTGCCGGCGCGCCGCGACCGCCGCGTGCTGTCGAAGGCACGGCAGCTGCGCAAGCGGGTGGAGCGCATGTTTCCGCAGCTGACGCTGCAGCCCGCCTTCTGCTGGGCCGGCACCTTCGCCGAAACCGGCGACGGCCTGCCGTTCTTCGGCGCGCATGCGCAACATGGCCCGCGCGTGCAGTTCGCGATGGCCTATGGCGGCAACGGCATCACCTATGCGGCGATCGGCGCGCGCATCCTGCGCATGCAGCTGCAGCGCAGGCGCCATCCGTTGCAGGCCCTGTTCGGCTTCGAACGCATGTCGCGCGGTTGA